The Microtus pennsylvanicus isolate mMicPen1 chromosome 14, mMicPen1.hap1, whole genome shotgun sequence DNA window agaggttaagagcactggatgctcttctagaggtcctgagttccaagtCTGAGCCAGCAATCAtgtggtggctctcaaccatctgtaatgagatctagtgccctcttctgtccttcaggCAGAACATtgaatatgtaaaaaataaataaattaaaaaaaaaatcacacacacatacaagcaaaggCTAAAAACAACTTCTTACCAAACAGGGAGAGCCATCCACAGCCCCTAGGGACACACAGAACAGCGATTTTTTTGCACCAACAGTTGGTTCCACTCTAGCCACTTTTGTGACTTGCTCCAGCTTGCTGCGCCAGAACCTTAGTGGaatggtaaaacaaaaaaaaaaatgggtttctGGTAAGATTTTAGTTTAACTTTACAGGAAGAAGTGAGAACAAAGAAGCATCTTTGCTCTACAAATGTTGATGGCCCAGAAAGCCCCAGCTCCTAGTGGCAGACTTGTCATTTTGGTGGAGCATGAGTATtaaggaaaacagaagcaggcagTGGTGTCACGTACCTTTAAGCCTAGCTCtagcaggcagttctctgagttcaaggccagcctagtctacagagtgagttcctggacagtcgGAGCTGTTAACACAAAGAaatctgtctcaaataaaactttaaaagaaaatgactgaaaaaaGAGGTCCTACTTTTATTATGATTGGACTTAACACAGATATTTTGAGCATGTCACCCCTTCAGATTGACCAGGCAGATGAGTATCAAGCCAGGTGGCAAGCTGACTGTAGTATTGGATTTCCTTTTAATAAAAACAACCTTTAGGAAGAGGACCTCAAAGAACCCCACACCTCCCTGCTGGTCTGTGTGGTTGCTGAGGAggaaaaagacattttcttcagtagcAGCCACTGGTAATAGGTAGAAACCTTAGTGAGTGCCTGTGTTACTAGTAGTTAGTGAGTAATGGATTTTATGCCACGGTTTCCTATGTTTTGaggttattgtttatttttcttattttttctacttttaccAAAGAAATACTCAGCAGATCATTATACACCTTTCCCTTCTGACCTGGCTTTCCTCTCAGAGCAAGtcgccgctgcctgtggatttcaGGGGTTCCAAGCAGAAGCAGGTATCCTGAATTACTACCGCCTTGACTCTACACTGGGAATCCATGTGGACAGATCTGAACTAGATCACTCCAAACCCTTGCTGTCCTTCAGGTAATTTAATTccaggggtttcaggttgtttgtttgttcgtttttctAAGACATTTTCAAGCTAAAATTAGTAAAGTTTTATGATAGGAAGTACTATCATTACTGTGTGTAATAAGCAAGTTAGAAGGCCATAAAGCAAATTGAACCAGCCTTTTTTTGTAAAGTGGAGCAAGATACAGAGTAAAACACAAAGCCTGAGTAGTTCACCTCTGTCCCTCAAACAGAAGTTTTAGTATATGCAGAATCCATAGAAACTCAACAAGAAAAGGACCGACCTCCCGTTAAATGtcttagaaatgaagaaattagAAACATAGTGACTCgtgattttattaaaatactgaaattttaaaatgtgcattaaAACCTAGATAATGTTGAAAGTCGGTTCTTGCTTTGCATATTGCTGTATCATAATTTATTTTGTAGCAAGTCTTTGTGCTGTCATAGTAATGTATGGGCAGCAGATCATGGCTTGGTCACTAGGAAACACAAGccaaaatagtttaaaagtgATGGCTTTGGGGCAGAGCAGGTGGCTGAGTTGGTTAAGTAACTTGCTCCAAGTAACACGTATGAGGAACTCTTCCCCCCGCCCCATCCCAACATATGAAGCAGATCATGTCTGTATTCTAGTGCTAGGGTGGGGGAAGTGGAAAGACAGGCtaagtgagagatcctgtctcaagaacagTAAGGTGAGGCCTGTGAGATGTCTCCTCGGGTAAAAGCATGTACTGCAAGCCTACGGCCTAAATTCAATCTTGGgaccacatggtgaaaggagcaAACTAACTCCAGGAGTTACCCTGACATGCACTGTGACTCAAGCATAGTAAGTTTTAAAGATGGGGTCagtaagatggcttagtgggcaaAAACATTTCCCTaacaagcctgatggcctgaattTGATGCTCAGATCCCACAGTAGACGGAGATAACTTTAAAATGTCCTCTGGCCGCCATTTgtgctctatatatttatacagaaataataataaagtataaaattaaaagatgccAAGTGAGACCAGTGATttaatggttaaaagcacttgctgctcttctagatgactgaggtttggttctcagtagctacatggtggctcacagacatcaGTAACTCCAATCCTAGCCTATCTGGTTTCCTGTTCTGGCTCTGAAAACACcagatgcacacatgtacacatatatgcaaaatacccatacacataaatttgaACAAGTTGGAAGAGCATTTATGGAAGACGTCAGCATTaatctttggcctccacacaagtacacacatcaAAAATAAGGATcatgaggtggctcagcaggcaaaggtacCTACCCCCAACTCAGAACTGAGTTCAGTCCGTGCCAGTCTGAAGTACAAAAAAATGCAGTTGGCAGTAACTTTGACAAGTATAACTAAATAATagaaatttctctctctttttttttttttttctgtagctttggacagTCTGCCATCTTTCTCCTGGGTGGTCTCAAGAGAGATGAGGCCCCTACAGCCATGTTTATGCACAGTGGCGACATCATGGTGATGTCAGGTTTCAGCCGCCTGTTAAATCATGCAGTCCCTCGAGTCCTTCCGCATCCTGATGGGGAATGCCTGCCTCGCTGCCTAGAGACACCTCTCCCAGCTGTCCTCCCTAGCGATTCACTGCTTGAGCCCTGCTCTGTAGAGGActggcaggtgtgtgccacctatTTGAAAACTGCTCGAGTTAATATGACTGTCAGACAGGTACTGGCCACAAACCAGGACTTCCCCTTAGAACCCATGGAGGAGACAAAAAGAGACATTACTGCAGATGGTTTGTGCCATCTGGATGACCAGAATAGCCCAGTAAAACGGGCGAGGCTAAATTCTGACACTTAAGACTTAAAGGTTAGATCTGTTGCCATGCACTCTCGCCCCAAGGCAATCCTCACAAGGGCAGGAAAGAAGTCATCCGTCATGCCACTGTCTGGATGTGTCTTGGAGAGTAGAATGATTACAGTTTGCTCAGAGAAGTGTTTGAATCCAGCTCAATACAAGCAGGAATGTGTTTGTCATACCTCACAGGTATGATAATCATCCACACGGATTTCTCAGCCTCTGCTGTTATCTCGGGAGGAAGAAGTGAGATCGTATGTCTATGGTGTGTCACTACCTCAGAGCTTATTAAGAGGAAATagtttcttcctctcagcattatATAATTCGTGAACCAGCAACCAGAATTCCTAACTCCTAGTTGTCATCAAATACTTTGAgatcttcactcttctctgccCTCAGAGAGGAATCTTATGCACATGAAGACAGTGGAATTAAGAGTGTCCCTCAGGAGCTGGTGCTGTCTCTTGATTGGTAGAGCAAATGTCTACCATGCATGTGTCCTGGGTTCACTACCCTGTACCACATGAATCCAGTGTGGTGTGGCCTGCCCCGGCGCTCCAAGGGGTAGAAGATCTGAAGTTCAAAGGCATCTTCAGCtacatgatacacagacacaaagtGCCCCCACCCCCGAAGAAGTTAGAGATAAATATgtgtaaaacaaaggaaaagagaaagtagtctctgtgtgtcttttatAACTCCAAACTCTTTCTGGTGGCTTTTTAATGGACTAAGAAAGTCTCTAGAGTATTTTGTTAGCTGTTTTCTCCATGAATAAACACTCCCATCTTAAACTAAAGATCTGTATCTCTTTGAGAGTGTATCAGGGATACACTTTTTCTTTGCTGTATTGATGCTGTTGAAGCCTCTGGCTGTTTCTCTCCTAAGTATTGTGGCTGTCATAACAGAACATTCTGTGAAAGTCCAGTCACTGCCATAGTTTTTGATGTCAGATTTAATGTCATGGGGCGGGGGATAATAAGGGAGTTAGGTGCTCCTGTCTATAAACTGGGTATGCCTATTAGTGTGGGAGACTGGGGCTATCTGGAAGCCCTGCCACGGCCTGTGATTTGCTTAATTTCTACCTTTCTCTGCCCTCTATTTATCTGcacttggttatttttttaaaatatttatttattatgtatacaatattctgtctgtgtgtgtgcctacaggccagaagagggcaccagacctcattccagatggttgtgagccaccatgtggttgctgagaattgaactcaggacctttggaagaacaggcaatgctcttaccctctgagccatctctccagccctgcacttGGTTATTGAGTTCATAGATATTGCATTTTTTGTCAGGGGCAAAAATTAATACAAATCACTACATAAGCTGGGTTCTAAAAATTGGTGAATGGTAGGAAATTTTTATGTAACTCATCCCTGGGAaaatttccttgttttctttgatGTTCCTTAAATGTGACCCACCTGAAACCAACAAGCTGTCATTTGGTAAGTCCAACAGAAAGTTTATCCTTTACTAAGAGAGACTGTTAGAGTATCAGATAAAGGCATGGCCTGTTTTTAGGAGCAAGTGGAAATAGGCTAGCCAAGGAAAGAGACCTGTCTCCATCCCAAGCTCCTCAAGGAGCTCCTCTTGGGAGCTTGCAAGTTATAGGCCATGCAGCCCAGCTCAGTTCATTTCTGCCTACAAGCCGCTGTAAATGGCTGAGAGATGTGGGGAGGGAAACATAAGAACATGCTGACACATGAATCTTGTATGAAGCTCCTGCATCAGAATTAACTTCTTGAGGGGTAGCTGAAAAGAGGacccagaagttaagagcacttgcttttgtggaggacccaagttcagttccaagggatcctgGGTTCTTGTATCCTCTGGTCCCTAGGCCCACATGTGACATACACAGCAAAACTAGCAAACACGTTTTGCTAAAGACTTTGAGAATGAGTCTCTAAGTTAAACGATTGTATGAGAGTGCAAGGTTAGAAGGTTGCAGAACCTAAAGCATAGGATGGATCTGCATCGTGACAGAGCAAGTCTAACCTAAGAAACTCCATCCGACACCAAGGAACGagccttttggttttttgaaaccagggtttctctgaagctttggaacctgtcctggaactagctcttgtagaccaggctgaccttgaactcacagagatccgcctgcctctgtctccccattgctgggattaaaggtgtgtgccatcactgcc harbors:
- the Alkbh1 gene encoding nucleic acid dioxygenase ALKBH1 isoform X1, with the translated sequence MKKMAAAVASLATVATEPGEDAFRKLFRFYRQSRRGTADLGAVIDFSTAHVARGPSPGVPKVVRFPLNVSSVTDRDACRAGLQPVSKWQAYGLEGYPGFIFIPNPFLPGCQWHWVKQCLKLYSQKPNVCNLDKHMTKEETQSLWEQSKECLRSKEVNKRRPRSLLERLRWVTLGYHYNWDSKKYSADHYTPFPSDLAFLSEQVAAACGFQGFQAEAGILNYYRLDSTLGIHVDRSELDHSKPLLSFSFGQSAIFLLGGLKRDEAPTAMFMHSGDIMVMSGFSRLLNHAVPRVLPHPDGECLPRCLETPLPAVLPSDSLLEPCSVEDWQVCATYLKTARVNMTVRQVLATNQDFPLEPMEETKRDITADGLCHLDDQNSPVKRARLNSDT